The following coding sequences lie in one Phalacrocorax aristotelis chromosome 2, bGulAri2.1, whole genome shotgun sequence genomic window:
- the LRRC14 gene encoding leucine-rich repeat-containing protein 14, with protein MHSLVFLCARRLVSHRPAARRAMALLPAELYPVLFQAAFLDGRTLALRDLVGTWPFPVLSLQRLLGHRNRHRDRHPLLGEKPSKVCVQAVILAVVAHLCRALEEPCRGTSERRCRLRVLDLTGLQDDDTDRGPEGMSLWSGTVALAKACIEVSKHQSECLKRCSKRRKGPSGASAPPQPLGVEVRADLFVNGTSFGVLRDALRAGAAGPLRLKCRDFHAEELSVAGTVSLLESLEPAGVRRVDLRFNNLGLAGLCAVLPHLARFTDLLSLKLPYSNVDVRRLVPGTDAGLRCLAAQLGKLPCLKELNLDSSRLSGKLRQLLGDLQAPLESLELAFCSLLPGDFAFLSQSFHVSALRKLDLSGHDFSENLLQPLRLLLEETSASLLHLDLMECRLTDARLEALLPALCRCCRLRCLGLFGNPLSTPGLKVLLRKTVVLPDLRLVVYPYPVDCYSQEPPWPPSTSARLFEDAIDEERFAAVSAELCRMLASSGRADAVWTASLSQHGALDYFAL; from the exons ATGCACTCCCTCGTCTTCCTCTGCGCCCGCCGGCTGGTGAGccaccgccccgccgcccgccgcgccaTGGCCCTCCTCCCCGCCGAGCTCTACCCCGTCCTCTTCCAAGCCGCCTTCCTGGACGGACGGACACTGGCGTTGCGGGATCTGGTGGGGACGTGGCCCTTCCCCGTCCTCAGCCTCCAGCGGTTGTTGGGTCACCGGAACCGTCACCGCGATCGTCACCCGCTCCTCGGGGAGAAACCCAGCAAGGTGTGTGTCCAGGCTGTCATCCTGGCCGTCGTGGCACATCTCTGCCGGGCGCTGGAGGAGCCCTGCCGCGGCACCAG CGAGAGACGCTGCCGCCTGCGGGTGCTGGACTTGACGGGTCTCCAGGACGATGACACCGACCGTGGCCCGGAGGGGATGAGCCTGTGGTCCGGCACGGTGGCATTGGCCAAAGCCTGCATCGAGGTTTCCAAACACCAAAGCGAGTGCCTGAAACGCTGCTCAAAGCGGCGTAAAGGTCCCTCGGGCGCTTCGGCGCCGCCGCAACCCCTCGGTGTCGAGGTCCGCGCCGATCTCTTTGTCAACGGCACGTCCTTCGGCGTCCTGCGGGACGCCCTGCGCGCCGGCGCCGCCGGCCCCCTGCGCCTCAAATGCCGGGATTTCCACGCCGAGGAGCTCTCCGTCGCCGGCACCGTCAGTTTGCTGGAGTCGCTGGAACCCGCCGGCGTGCGGCGGGTGGATCTGCGCTTCAACAACCTGGGCTTGGCCGGTCTCTGCGCCGTTTTGCCGCATCTCGCCAGATTCACCGATCTCCTCAGCCTCAAGCTGCCCTACAGTAACGTCGACGTGCGGCGGCTCGTGCCGGGGACGGATGCCGGCCTCCGGTGCCTTGCCGCGCAGCTGGGGAAGCTGCCCTGCCTCAAGGAGCTCAACTTGGATTCCTCCAGGCTTTCGGGGAAGCTGAGGCAACTTCTCGG CGACCTGCAGGCTCCCCTGGAAAGCCTGGAGCTGGCCTTCTGCTCCCTCCTTCCTGGCGACTTCGCCTTCCTTTCCCAAAGCTTCCACGTTTCGGCGCTGAGGAAATTGGACCTGAGCGGCCACGATTTCTCTGAAAACCTTCTCCAACCCCTCCGGCTTCTCCTGGAGGAGACCTCGGCCTCGCTCCTCCACCTGGACCTCATGGAATGCCGGCTGACAGATGCCCGGCTGGAGGCTCTGCTGCCGGCGCTCTGCCGTTGCTGCCGCCTCCGTTGCCTGGGACTTTTCGGCAATCCCCTTTCCACGCCGGGACTCAAGGTCTTGTTACGGAAAACTGTGGTTCTCCCGGATTTACGCCTCGTCGTTTACCCTTACCCCGTGGATTGCTACAGCCAGGAGCCGCCCTGGCCGCCCTCCACCTCCGCCCGGCTCTTCGAGGACGCCATAGACGAGGAACGTTTCGCCGCCGTCAGCGCCGAGCTGTGCCGGATGCTGGCGAGCTCTGGCAGAGCCGATGCCGTCTGGACCGCCAGCCTCTCCCAGCACGGCGCCCTCGACTACTTCGCCTTGTAG
- the RECQL4 gene encoding ATP-dependent DNA helicase Q4 isoform X1, with the protein MEQPSPVLMERQRELKVLLKRWEAAFLRERRRKPSQADIQAAPEETRRLYKEYKMLKQQSEGSDPSQLSPSCHPAAQETPTTEQVPDSGCWGAHLNRQPKTPGLSHRGHAVPKASAQYYGMKLKSNLGSAGKETPLTPRRTPISRKTLALPKFQANLESGDKSVAPAEALQSEGGEAGDLLLPPSVSGIAPIILSSGLKPPLPPPNKFQRLKRTVAQRLGSLDPAWLRRCQGTPGDEGTTPDAGGEIGRTLLEREDGSGGLSVGDSGRKRPRGDGDSGDGDGGGSVAAPAKLRRCRRDSAKGAFGAASGLKQSEEEEEEHVAAQKESKKVSDPSENLLGEVEEEEEKPRSTRRAVAARAPPQRGGNFVRLNLKKKSHVRGHALRGNGLRKQVRKQKWQKKAEWFGGGGGSTNRSSDVCFRCGGTGHWASACQGREPAAGLLPEESGHASEEEEAPLPTLEEVARRTNTVYRELCESGGGNQARSEKLSEATTYLDVQRPAYEPPTPPAPVEPLYSPGPEGKVRETPEEVFEALKALGYSSFRPGQEVAVMRILSGLSTLVVLSTGMGKSLCYQLPAYLYHKRSKCITLVISPLVSLMDDQVSGLPPCLKAVCIHSNMSKAQREAVMEKVRQGEVQVLLLSPEALVGGNGFGSGCLPSADRLPAVAFACIDEAHCVSEWSHNFRPCYLRLCQVLRDRLGVRCFLGLTATATLTTARDVAQHLGVPAEEGIAVRSAAVPPNLRLSVSMERNRDEALISLLRGERFGCLDSIIIYCTRREETARIAALVRTCLQGMPLREPAGATEPEPGAARRKKGKAKKSARPPLKWIADAYHAGLSAAERRRVQTSFMSGQLRVVVATVAFGMGLNKSDVRGVVHYNMPKNFESYVQEIGRAGRDGEPAHCHLFLDPEGQDLHELRRHIYGDTVDFYTVKKLVQKVFSPCKCLELHQKHQDVVRVGEVDDAEMAELLEEEEEDSGGGGVTKQSRQRVCYKHERAIPIQQTVESLDIREEGIETLLCYLELHPRRWLELLPPTYSSCRLLCYGGPRQLRAAARSSPAIAVFLARERLAGRDHSNASSLEFDVVSLSDSMGWEVTLVKRALRQLQWDPRLRQDGRGEGKSGILVEFGELSFHLRAYGDLTDLELDSVCDFLHQRVVAREKAALGQLRACFQAFRSVAFQTCGPHPADEEEERSSSLKALLSNYFEEEPTGEQAERSHEEEEEEEEDLSDAKVRKSTFNLRDCESQIRADIRHFLAIRQDEKFSGRAVARIFHGIGSPCFPAQIYGRDRRFWRKYLPFDFHRLARLAAEEILASR; encoded by the exons ATGGAGCAACCTTCTCCGGTCCTTATGGAGCGACAGCGGGAGCTGAAAGTCCTGCTGAAGCGGTGGGAGGCGGCCTTCCTCCGGGAGCGGCGGAGGAAGCCCAGCCAG GCCGACATCCAAGCAGCTCCGGAGGAGACCAGAC GGCTCTACAAGGAGTACAAGATGCTCAAGCAGCAAAGCGAGGGGTCggatccctcccagctgagcccctcCTGCCATCCAGCAGCCCAGGAGACCCCAACCACGGAGCAG GTGCCGGACTCCGGTTGTTGGGGAGCGCATTTGAACCGGCAACCGAAAACCCCCGGGTTGAGCCACCGCGGCCACGCCGTGCCAAAAGCCTCGGCTCAGTACTATGGCATGAAGCTGAAATCCAACCTGGGATCTGCCGGCAAG GAGACACCCCTGACCCCACGGAGGACCCCGATTTCCAGGAAAACCCTGGCTCTCCCCAAATTTCAGGCAAATTTGGAAAGCGGTGACAAATCCGTGGCGCCAGCAGAGGCTTTGCAGAGTGAGGGAGGCGAGGCGGGAgatctcctccttcctccctcgGTGTCAGGAATAGCCCCCATCATCCTCTCTTCGGGGTTGAAGCCCCCCCTGCCACCGCCGAATAAATTCCAGCGTCTGAAGCGGACAGTGGCGCAGAGACTGGGCTCGCTGGATCCTGCCTGGCTGCGGCGGTGCCAGGGGACGCCGGGGGACGAAGGGACGACGCCGGATGCCGGGGGAGAGATCGGACGGACCCTTCTGGAGCGGGAGGATGGCAGTGGGGGACTGTCGGTGGGAGATTCCGGGAGGAAAAGGCCACGTGGTGACGGAGACAGTGGAGATGGAGATGGTGGAGGCAGCGTGGCAGCTCCTGCGAAGCTCAGACGGTGCCGCCGAGACTCGGCCAAGGGAGCGTTTGGCGCTGCCAGCGGGCTGAAGCagagcgaggaggaggaggaagagcatgTGGCAGCCCAAAAGGAGAGCAAGAAGGTGTCAGATCCCTCAGAAAACCTCCTgggggaggtggaggaggaggaggagaagcccAGATCCACCCGCAGAGCTGTTGCGGCCAG AGCACCTCCGCAGAGAGGCGGCAACTTCGTCAGGCTTAACCTGAAGAAGAAATCTCACGTCCGAGGACACGCCCTGCGGGGAAATGGCCTTCGCAAGCAG GTGCGGAAGCAAAAGTGGCAGAAAAAAGCGGAGTGGTTCGGAGGAGGCGGCGGATCCACCAACCGAAGCTCGGACGTCTGCTTCAGGTGCGGCGGGACGGGGCACTGGGCGTCGGCGTGCCAGGGCCGAG AGCCGGCTGCCGGCCTGCTGCCGGAGGAGAGCGGCCACGCcagtgaagaggaggaggctCCCCTGCCCACGCTGGAAGAAGTGGCTCGCAGGACCAACACCGTCTACCGAGAGCTCTGCG AGAGCGGAGGCGGCAACCAGGCAAGATCGGAGAAGCTTTCGGAAGCGACAACTTACCTGGATGTGCAGAGGCCGGCGTACGAGCCGCCCACTCCCCCAGCGCCCGTGGAGCCCCTCTACAGCCCGGGGCCGGAGGGGAAGGTGCGAG agacCCCGGAGGAGGTGTTTGAGGCTCTGAAGGCGTTGGGCTACAGCTCCTTCCGCCCGGGCCAGGAGGTGGCCGTCATGAGGATCCTCTCTG GTCTGTCCACGCTGGTGGTGTTATCGACGGGGATGGGGAAGTCCCTCTGCTACCAGCTCCCCGCTTACCTCTACCACAAGCGCTCCAAGTGCATCACCTTGGTCATTTCCCCGCTGGTGTCCCTGATGGATGACCAG GTCTCGGGGCTGCCACCGTGCCTGAAGGCCGTCTGCATCCACTCCAACATGAGCAAAGCCCAGCGGGAAGCGGTGATGGAGAAG GTGAGGCAGGGCGAGGTACAGGTGCTGCTTCTATCCCCCGAAGCCCTGGTCGGCGGAAACGGATTCGGATCTGGCTGCCTGCCCTCCGCCGATCGCCTGCCGGCCGTGGCCTTCGCCTGCATCGACGAAGCTCACTGCGTCTCCGAGTGGTCCCACAATTTCCGTCCCTGCTACCTGCGGCTCTGCCAG GTGCTCCGGGATCGCCTGGGCGTGCGTTGCTTCCTGGGGCTGACGGCCACCGCCACCCTGACCACGGCGCGGGACGTGGCCCAACACCTCGGCGTCCCGGCGGAGGAAGGGATAGCGGTTCGCTCCGCCGCCGTGCCCCCGAACCTGCGCCTCTCCGTCTCGATGGAGCGCAACAGGGATGAG GCCCTCATCTCCCTGCTGCGGGGCGAGCGTTTCGGGTGCTTGGACTCCATCATCATCTACTGCACGCGGCGGGAGGAGACGGCTCGCATCGCGGCACTCGTCCGCACCTGCCTCCAAGGAATGCCGCTCAGGGAACCCGCCGGAGCCACGGAGCCGGAGCCGGGCGCTgccaggaggaagaaaggcaaag caaaaaaaagcGCCCGCCCCCCGCTGAAGTGGATCGCGGACGCTTACCACGCCGGCCTGTCGGCTGCCGAACGCCGCCGCGTCCAGACCAGCTTCATGAGCGGTCAGTTACGCGTGGTGGTGGCCACGGTGGCTTTCGGCATGGGGCTGAATAAATCGGACGTCCGCGGCGTCGTGCATTACAACATGCCCAAGAATTTTGAGAGTTACGTGCAGGAGATCGGCCGAGCAGGGCGAGACGGTGAGCCGGCTCACTGCCATCTCTTCTTGGACCCCGAG ggccagGATCTCCACGAGCTGCGGCGCCACATTTATGGCGACACGGTGGATTTTTACACTGTGAAGAAGCTGGTGCAGAAGGTTTTCTCTCCCTGCAAGTGCCTGGAGCTGCATCAGAAACACCAGGATGTCGTCAGG GTCGGGGAGGTGGACGACGCCGAAATGGCCGAGcttttggaggaggaagaggaagacagcggcggcggcggcgtgacgaagcagagcaggcagcggGTGTGCTACAAGCACGAGCGGGCCATCCCCATCCAACAAACCGTGGAGTCCTTGGACATACGGGAGGAAG GGATCGAGACCCTCCTGTGCTACCTGGAGCTGCACCCGCGGCgctggctggagctgctgcctcccacctACTCCTCCTGCCGCCTGCTGTGCTACGGGGGACCCCGGCAGCTCCGCGCTGCGGCACGGAG CTCTCCCGCCATCGCCGTCTTCCTGGCCCGGGAGCGCCTGGCAGGGAGGGACCACAGCAATGCCAGCTCCTTGGAGTTCGACGTGGTCTCGCTGAGCGACTCCATGGGTTGGGAGGTGACGCTGGTGAAACGCGCCCTGCGCCAGCTCCAGTGGGATCCGCGCTTACGGCAAG ACGGCCGCGGTGAGGGGAAAAGCGGGATCCTGGTGGAGTTTGGAGAACTGTCCTTCCACCTACGTGCCTACGGTGACCTCACCGACCTGGAGCTGGACTCCGTCTGCGACTTCCTCCACCAGAGGGTGGTGGCCAGGGAGAAGGCGGCTCTTGGCCAGCTCCGCGCCTGCTTCCAGGCTTTCCGGAG CGTGGCCTTCCAGACCTGCGGCCCTCACCCTGcggatgaggaagaggagaggagctCCTCCCTGAAGGCTCTGCTCAGCAACTACTTTGAGGAGGAGCCCACTGGCGAGCAGGCTGAGCGCAGccacgaggaggaggaggaggaagaggaagatctCAGCGATGCTAAAGTGAGAAAATCCACTTTTAAT CTGCGGGACTGCGAGAGCCAGATCCGCGCCGACATCCGCCATTTCCTCGCCATCCGCCAGGACGAGAAGTTCTCTGGCAGAGCCGTCGCCAGGATATTTCACGGCATCG GCAGCCCCTGTTTCCCCGCCCAAATTTACGGCCGCGATCGCCGGTTCTGGAGGAAATATCTCCCCTTTGACTTCCACCGCCTCGCCCGCCTGGCCGCCGAGGAGATCCTGGCCAGCAGGTGA
- the RECQL4 gene encoding ATP-dependent DNA helicase Q4 isoform X2, whose translation MEQPSPVLMERQRELKVLLKRWEAAFLRERRRKPSQADIQAAPEETRRLYKEYKMLKQQSEGSDPSQLSPSCHPAAQETPTTEQVPDSGCWGAHLNRQPKTPGLSHRGHAVPKASAQYYGMKLKSNLGSAGKETPLTPRRTPISRKTLALPKFQANLESGDKSVAPAEALQSEGGEAGDLLLPPSVSGIAPIILSSGLKPPLPPPNKFQRLKRTVAQRLGSLDPAWLRRCQGTPGDEGTTPDAGGEIGRTLLEREDGSGGLSVGDSGRKRPRGDGDSGDGDGGGSVAAPAKLRRCRRDSAKGAFGAASGLKQSEEEEEEHVAAQKESKKVSDPSENLLGEVEEEEEKPRSTRRAVAARAPPQRGGNFVRLNLKKKSHVRGHALRGNGLRKQVRKQKWQKKAEWFGGGGGSTNRSSDVCFRCGGTGHWASACQGREPAAGLLPEESGHASEEEEAPLPTLEEVARRTNTVYRELCESGGGNQARSEKLSEATTYLDVQRPAYEPPTPPAPVEPLYSPGPEGKVRETPEEVFEALKALGYSSFRPGQEVAVMRILSGLSTLVVLSTGMGKSLCYQLPAYLYHKRSKCITLVISPLVSLMDDQVSGLPPCLKAVCIHSNMSKAQREAVMEKVRQGEVQVLLLSPEALVGGNGFGSGCLPSADRLPAVAFACIDEAHCVSEWSHNFRPCYLRLCQVLRDRLGVRCFLGLTATATLTTARDVAQHLGVPAEEGIAVRSAAVPPNLRLSVSMERNRDEALISLLRGERFGCLDSIIIYCTRREETARIAALVRTCLQGMPLREPAGATEPEPGAARRKKGKAKKSARPPLKWIADAYHAGLSAAERRRVQTSFMSGQLRVVVATVAFGMGLNKSDVRGVVHYNMPKNFESYVQEIGRAGRDGEPAHCHLFLDPEGQDLHELRRHIYGDTVDFYTVKKLVQKVFSPCKCLELHQKHQDVVRVGEVDDAEMAELLEEEEEDSGGGGVTKQSRQRVCYKHERAIPIQQTVESLDIREEGIETLLCYLELHPRRWLELLPPTYSSCRLLCYGGPRQLRAAARSSPAIAVFLARERLAGRDHSNASSLEFDVVSLSDSMGWEVTLVKRALRQLQWDPRLRQDGRGEGKSGILVEFGELSFHLRAYGDLTDLELDSVCDFLHQRVVAREKAALGQLRACFQAFRSVAFQTCGPHPADEEEERSSSLKALLSNYFEEEPTGEQAERSHEEEEEEEEDLSDAKLRDCESQIRADIRHFLAIRQDEKFSGRAVARIFHGIGSPCFPAQIYGRDRRFWRKYLPFDFHRLARLAAEEILASR comes from the exons ATGGAGCAACCTTCTCCGGTCCTTATGGAGCGACAGCGGGAGCTGAAAGTCCTGCTGAAGCGGTGGGAGGCGGCCTTCCTCCGGGAGCGGCGGAGGAAGCCCAGCCAG GCCGACATCCAAGCAGCTCCGGAGGAGACCAGAC GGCTCTACAAGGAGTACAAGATGCTCAAGCAGCAAAGCGAGGGGTCggatccctcccagctgagcccctcCTGCCATCCAGCAGCCCAGGAGACCCCAACCACGGAGCAG GTGCCGGACTCCGGTTGTTGGGGAGCGCATTTGAACCGGCAACCGAAAACCCCCGGGTTGAGCCACCGCGGCCACGCCGTGCCAAAAGCCTCGGCTCAGTACTATGGCATGAAGCTGAAATCCAACCTGGGATCTGCCGGCAAG GAGACACCCCTGACCCCACGGAGGACCCCGATTTCCAGGAAAACCCTGGCTCTCCCCAAATTTCAGGCAAATTTGGAAAGCGGTGACAAATCCGTGGCGCCAGCAGAGGCTTTGCAGAGTGAGGGAGGCGAGGCGGGAgatctcctccttcctccctcgGTGTCAGGAATAGCCCCCATCATCCTCTCTTCGGGGTTGAAGCCCCCCCTGCCACCGCCGAATAAATTCCAGCGTCTGAAGCGGACAGTGGCGCAGAGACTGGGCTCGCTGGATCCTGCCTGGCTGCGGCGGTGCCAGGGGACGCCGGGGGACGAAGGGACGACGCCGGATGCCGGGGGAGAGATCGGACGGACCCTTCTGGAGCGGGAGGATGGCAGTGGGGGACTGTCGGTGGGAGATTCCGGGAGGAAAAGGCCACGTGGTGACGGAGACAGTGGAGATGGAGATGGTGGAGGCAGCGTGGCAGCTCCTGCGAAGCTCAGACGGTGCCGCCGAGACTCGGCCAAGGGAGCGTTTGGCGCTGCCAGCGGGCTGAAGCagagcgaggaggaggaggaagagcatgTGGCAGCCCAAAAGGAGAGCAAGAAGGTGTCAGATCCCTCAGAAAACCTCCTgggggaggtggaggaggaggaggagaagcccAGATCCACCCGCAGAGCTGTTGCGGCCAG AGCACCTCCGCAGAGAGGCGGCAACTTCGTCAGGCTTAACCTGAAGAAGAAATCTCACGTCCGAGGACACGCCCTGCGGGGAAATGGCCTTCGCAAGCAG GTGCGGAAGCAAAAGTGGCAGAAAAAAGCGGAGTGGTTCGGAGGAGGCGGCGGATCCACCAACCGAAGCTCGGACGTCTGCTTCAGGTGCGGCGGGACGGGGCACTGGGCGTCGGCGTGCCAGGGCCGAG AGCCGGCTGCCGGCCTGCTGCCGGAGGAGAGCGGCCACGCcagtgaagaggaggaggctCCCCTGCCCACGCTGGAAGAAGTGGCTCGCAGGACCAACACCGTCTACCGAGAGCTCTGCG AGAGCGGAGGCGGCAACCAGGCAAGATCGGAGAAGCTTTCGGAAGCGACAACTTACCTGGATGTGCAGAGGCCGGCGTACGAGCCGCCCACTCCCCCAGCGCCCGTGGAGCCCCTCTACAGCCCGGGGCCGGAGGGGAAGGTGCGAG agacCCCGGAGGAGGTGTTTGAGGCTCTGAAGGCGTTGGGCTACAGCTCCTTCCGCCCGGGCCAGGAGGTGGCCGTCATGAGGATCCTCTCTG GTCTGTCCACGCTGGTGGTGTTATCGACGGGGATGGGGAAGTCCCTCTGCTACCAGCTCCCCGCTTACCTCTACCACAAGCGCTCCAAGTGCATCACCTTGGTCATTTCCCCGCTGGTGTCCCTGATGGATGACCAG GTCTCGGGGCTGCCACCGTGCCTGAAGGCCGTCTGCATCCACTCCAACATGAGCAAAGCCCAGCGGGAAGCGGTGATGGAGAAG GTGAGGCAGGGCGAGGTACAGGTGCTGCTTCTATCCCCCGAAGCCCTGGTCGGCGGAAACGGATTCGGATCTGGCTGCCTGCCCTCCGCCGATCGCCTGCCGGCCGTGGCCTTCGCCTGCATCGACGAAGCTCACTGCGTCTCCGAGTGGTCCCACAATTTCCGTCCCTGCTACCTGCGGCTCTGCCAG GTGCTCCGGGATCGCCTGGGCGTGCGTTGCTTCCTGGGGCTGACGGCCACCGCCACCCTGACCACGGCGCGGGACGTGGCCCAACACCTCGGCGTCCCGGCGGAGGAAGGGATAGCGGTTCGCTCCGCCGCCGTGCCCCCGAACCTGCGCCTCTCCGTCTCGATGGAGCGCAACAGGGATGAG GCCCTCATCTCCCTGCTGCGGGGCGAGCGTTTCGGGTGCTTGGACTCCATCATCATCTACTGCACGCGGCGGGAGGAGACGGCTCGCATCGCGGCACTCGTCCGCACCTGCCTCCAAGGAATGCCGCTCAGGGAACCCGCCGGAGCCACGGAGCCGGAGCCGGGCGCTgccaggaggaagaaaggcaaag caaaaaaaagcGCCCGCCCCCCGCTGAAGTGGATCGCGGACGCTTACCACGCCGGCCTGTCGGCTGCCGAACGCCGCCGCGTCCAGACCAGCTTCATGAGCGGTCAGTTACGCGTGGTGGTGGCCACGGTGGCTTTCGGCATGGGGCTGAATAAATCGGACGTCCGCGGCGTCGTGCATTACAACATGCCCAAGAATTTTGAGAGTTACGTGCAGGAGATCGGCCGAGCAGGGCGAGACGGTGAGCCGGCTCACTGCCATCTCTTCTTGGACCCCGAG ggccagGATCTCCACGAGCTGCGGCGCCACATTTATGGCGACACGGTGGATTTTTACACTGTGAAGAAGCTGGTGCAGAAGGTTTTCTCTCCCTGCAAGTGCCTGGAGCTGCATCAGAAACACCAGGATGTCGTCAGG GTCGGGGAGGTGGACGACGCCGAAATGGCCGAGcttttggaggaggaagaggaagacagcggcggcggcggcgtgacgaagcagagcaggcagcggGTGTGCTACAAGCACGAGCGGGCCATCCCCATCCAACAAACCGTGGAGTCCTTGGACATACGGGAGGAAG GGATCGAGACCCTCCTGTGCTACCTGGAGCTGCACCCGCGGCgctggctggagctgctgcctcccacctACTCCTCCTGCCGCCTGCTGTGCTACGGGGGACCCCGGCAGCTCCGCGCTGCGGCACGGAG CTCTCCCGCCATCGCCGTCTTCCTGGCCCGGGAGCGCCTGGCAGGGAGGGACCACAGCAATGCCAGCTCCTTGGAGTTCGACGTGGTCTCGCTGAGCGACTCCATGGGTTGGGAGGTGACGCTGGTGAAACGCGCCCTGCGCCAGCTCCAGTGGGATCCGCGCTTACGGCAAG ACGGCCGCGGTGAGGGGAAAAGCGGGATCCTGGTGGAGTTTGGAGAACTGTCCTTCCACCTACGTGCCTACGGTGACCTCACCGACCTGGAGCTGGACTCCGTCTGCGACTTCCTCCACCAGAGGGTGGTGGCCAGGGAGAAGGCGGCTCTTGGCCAGCTCCGCGCCTGCTTCCAGGCTTTCCGGAG CGTGGCCTTCCAGACCTGCGGCCCTCACCCTGcggatgaggaagaggagaggagctCCTCCCTGAAGGCTCTGCTCAGCAACTACTTTGAGGAGGAGCCCACTGGCGAGCAGGCTGAGCGCAGccacgaggaggaggaggaggaagaggaagatctCAGCGATGCTAAA CTGCGGGACTGCGAGAGCCAGATCCGCGCCGACATCCGCCATTTCCTCGCCATCCGCCAGGACGAGAAGTTCTCTGGCAGAGCCGTCGCCAGGATATTTCACGGCATCG GCAGCCCCTGTTTCCCCGCCCAAATTTACGGCCGCGATCGCCGGTTCTGGAGGAAATATCTCCCCTTTGACTTCCACCGCCTCGCCCGCCTGGCCGCCGAGGAGATCCTGGCCAGCAGGTGA
- the C2H8orf82 gene encoding UPF0598 protein C8orf82 homolog, translating into MRLLPALRAGLRAGAGGAAGPGPGYRQGQRPEPRTREYFYYIDHQGQLFLDDTKVKNFITCFKDVGFLAFFFKQLEPNRSGRYEAEFPFLSPCGRERNFLRCDDRPIVFTQLLPGSGENHRLLSYCGGGERLAVPFQPELLVVLPENGRLYHPAPAKAGGVGLVRSALAFEWSPCFEYSRGPAQPPTHFIWEGRRYRLTEELLPLLRAGGTGCVVTA; encoded by the exons ATGCGGCTGCTGCCGGCGCTGCGGGCGGGGctgcgggccggggcgggcggggcggcggggcccgggcccggctaCCGGCAGGGGCAGCGCCCGGAGCCCCGCACCCGCGAGTACTTCTACTACATCGACCACCAGGGGCAG cttttcctGGATGACACCAAAGTCAAGAACTTCATCACCTGCTTCAAAG ACGTCGGGTTCCTCGCTTTCTTCTTCAAGCAGCTGGAACCGAACCGGAGCGGGCGTTACGAAGCCGAATTCCCTTTCCTTTCGCCTTGCGGTCGGGAACGGAATTTCCTCCGTTGCGACGATCGGCCCATCGTTTTCACCCAGCTCCTGCCGGGTTCCGGCGAAAACCACCGGCTCCTCTCCTActgcggcggcggcgagcgCCTGGCCGTGCCCTTCCAGCCGGAGCTTTTGGTGGTTTTACCGGAAAACGGGCGGCTTTATCACCCGGCACCGGCGAAAGCGGGCGGCGTGGGGTTGGTACGTTCGGCTTTGGCGTTCGAGTGGAGCCCCTGTTTCGAGTACAGTCGGGGTCCGGCGCAACCCCCGACACATTTTATCTGGGAAGGGCGGCGTTACCGGCTCACCGAGGAATTATTGCCGCTGCTTCGCGCCGGCGGAACGGGCTGCGTCGTCACGGCGTGA